The proteins below come from a single Solea senegalensis isolate Sse05_10M linkage group LG2, IFAPA_SoseM_1, whole genome shotgun sequence genomic window:
- the neurod1 gene encoding neurogenic differentiation factor 1 — MTRSLREEQGSVESEEQQELCSPTEGEPEREMEEDEENRLEEEDDDDDDDEEEEEDEEDGENKPKRRGPKKKKMTKARMQRFKVRRMKANARERNRMHGLNDALESLRKVVPCYSKTQKLSKIETLRLAKNYIWALSEILRSGKAPDLMSFVQALCKGLSQPTTNLVAGCLQLNPRTFLPEQTPDMPTHLPPAGTAYPGHFSYQSPGLTAGLPSPPYGTMEPSHIFHQVKGQPYGTMEPFFDGVLVSDAPAFDPPLSPPLSINGNFSSSFKHEVVTAADYDKSFSFSVHYGGGGAGGHTAIYGGGGTNPRCGELQVDGLMGFEGQSHHERLMNAQLNAIFHDS, encoded by the exons ATGACCAGGTCTCTGCGGGAAGAGCAGGGGTCAGTGGAGtctgaggagcagcaggagctcTGCAGCCCCACAGAAGGAGAACCAGAGAGGGAaatggaggaagatgaggagaatcgtctggaggaggaagatgatgatgatgatgatgacgaggaagaggaggaggacgaggaggatggTGAGAACAAACCCAAGAGGCGAGGgcctaagaagaagaagatgacaaaGGCCCGAATGCAGAG gttTAAGGTCCGTCGGATGAAAGCCAATGCCCGGGAAAGGAATCGAATGCATGGGCTGAACGACGCCCTAGAGAGTCTGCGTAAAGTTGTACCATGTTACTCCAAAACCCAGAAACTATCCAAGATCGAGACGCTCCGTCTTGCCAAGAACTACATCTGGGCTCTGAGTGAGATCCTGCGCTCTGGCAAGGCTCCCGACCTCATGAGCTTTGTCCAGGCACTCTGCAAAG GTCTATCTCAGCCGACCACTAACCTGGTGGCAGGCTGCCTGCAGCTGAACCCTCGGACTTTCCTACCGGAGCAGACACCTGACATGCCGACTCACCTTCCCCCAGCTGGTACTGCCTATCCTGGACACTTCTCTTACCAGAGTCCCGGGCTGACGGCTGGCCTGCCCAGCCCGCCCTATGGCACCATGGAGCCCTCCCATATCTtccaccaggtcaaaggtcagccatACGGCACTATGGAGCCTTTCTTCGATGGGGTCCTGGTTTCTGACGCCCCAGCATTTGATCCGCCTCTCAGCCCACCACTGAGCATCAACGGAAACTTCTCCTCGTCCTTCAAGCACGAGGTTGTCACAGCTGCCGACTATGACAAGAGTTTCTCCTTCAGCGTGCACTATGGTGGAGGAGGGGCTGGAGGACACACTGCCATCTATGGTGGTGGAGGGACCAATCCTCGGTGTGGTGAACTACAAGTGGACGGGCTGATGGGATTTGAAGGACAATCACACCATGAGCGGCTGATGAACGCTCAGTTGAACGCCATCTTCCATGACTCctga
- the cerkl gene encoding ceramide kinase-like protein codes for MPCCLHSDKIPEIQGKLWALTLLVTSLLRVRPLCLFVCLVRFCLFKSVNMSGPKEELGEQRDSTKKKKKKKKKTESGKKRREKQQEEEVEEEEVHSDCIVLRGIFKLGKKSHDVLLTRTRLTWTPITPEMPTGEACVLQPGVMPLQDVFAVKVKRRRAAGQESGGPVLGVTLFCSRQRGRRLEEDTLHLHNASAEHTYTWYNTLKELVSGFSSRPKCLKVFINPSSHKKEAVHIYREHVAPLFKMADVSTDITVTEKKGHALSVMKECKLDEFDGVVCVGGDGSVAEVCHALVLRAQLDADSPEKPVKPVLPLGIIPAGSTNVVSCSVHGVRDPVTAALHIILGHQQQVDMCSFSSLGQLVCFGFSAMFGFGGQSLARAEKKRWMPSSQRREYALVKTLARLKPEYCHLSFIPVTKTTRDLFGHHSEDEDLDQDPGSVDAEGEGTWTTIKGLYLNISVMSIPCLSPHAPRGLAPNTSLANGSASLIAVGNTSRSEFIKHLKRYSSSSGQFSFSFVETHTVTAVRIRPRSQRSWSEEESEGEEGDSKTTPIIQTEGATFPWNIDGELVEIANEVLIRVHPRLITLYGEDMDEAESTVSCSCI; via the exons ATGCCATGTTGTCTCCATAGCGACAAGATCCCGGAAATACAGGGTAAACTGTGGGCGCTGACTTTGTTGGTGACCAGCTTACTGCGCGTTCGTccgctttgtttgtttgtttgtttggttcgtttttgtttgttcaagTCAGTAAACATGTCGGGGCCTAAAGAGGAGCTgggagagcagagagacagcacgaagaaaaagaagaagaagaagaagaagacagaaagCGGAAAGAAGAGAAGggagaagcagcaggaggaagagg tggaggaggaagaggtgcaCAG tgacTGTATTGTACTGCGTGGGATCTTCAAACTGGGGAAGAAGAGTCACGACGTCCTGCTCACCCGAACCAGACTGACCTGGACTCCCATCACCCCTGAGATGCCAACAG GTGAGGCATGTGTGCTCCAGCCAGGTGTGATGCCATTGCAGGACGTGTTTGCAGTGAAGGTGAAGCGGCGGCGAGCAGCGGGCCAAGAGTCAGGCGGACCCGTGCTCGGTGTGACCCTGTTCTGCTCCcggcagagagggaggaggctgGAGGAGGACACGCTTCACCTCCACAATGCCTCTGCTGAACATACGTACACCTGGTACAACACACTGAAGGAACTGGTCTCAG gcttcAGCAGTCGTCCCAAGTGTCTGAAGGTGTTCATCAACCCCAGCAGCCACAAGAAGGAGGCCGTGCACATCTACAGGGAACACGTGGCTCCACTCTTCAAGATGGCCGACGTCTCCACTGACATCACAG tGACAGAGAAGAAGGGTCATGCTCTCTCAGTGATGAAGGAATGCAAGCTGGATGAATTTGATGG ggtggtgtgtgttgggggtgATGGTTCAGTGGCAGAGGTGTGTCACGCTCTCGTCCTCAGAGCTCAGCTGGATGCAGACTCTCCAGAGAAACCAGTGAAACCAGTGTTGCCACTGGGTATCATTCCTGCTG GTTCCACAAATGTGGTTTCTTGTTCTGTTCATGGAGTCAGAGATCCGGTTACAGCAGCACTTCACATCATCTTGG gtcaCCAGCAGCAGGTGGACATGTGCAGCTTCTCCTCTCTTGGTCAGTTGGTGTGTTTCGGTTTCTCCGCCATGTTTGGCTTTGGTGGCCAAAGCTTGGCACGGGCAGAGAAGAAGCGGTGGATGCCATCGTCACAGCGACGCGAGTACGCCCTGGTGAAGACGCTGGCTAGATTAAA ACCAGAGTACTGTCACCTGTCTTTCATACCAGTGACGAAGACAACCAGGGATCTGTTTGGCCACCA TAGTGAGGATGAGGATCTGGACCAGGATCCAGGGTCAG TTGatgcagagggagaggggaCCTGGACGACCATTAAGGGCCTTTATCTGAACATCAGTGTCATGTCCATACCCTGTCTGAGTCCACATGCACCTCGAGGACTGGCTCCCAACACCAG TTTGGCAAATGGCAGCGCGTCGCTGATTGCAGTGGGAAACACTTCCAGGTCAGAGTTCATCAAACACCTGAAGAGATACAGCAGCTCCAGTGGACAG TTTAGCTTCTCCTTTGTGGAGACGCACACCGTGACCGCGGTGAGGATCCGCCCTCGCTCGCAGAGAAGCTGGTCcgaggaggagagtgagggggaggagggcgACTCCAAAACGACGCCCATCATCCAGACAGAGGGAGCCACCTTCCCTTGGAACATCGATGGAGAACTTGTGGAGATCGCTAACGAAGTGCTCATTAG GGTCCACCCGAGACTCATCACTCTGTATGGAGAGGACATGGATGAAGCTGAATCAACTGTGTCCTGCAGCTGCATCTGA